One Cryptomeria japonica chromosome 9, Sugi_1.0, whole genome shotgun sequence genomic window carries:
- the LOC131073958 gene encoding 2-methylene-furan-3-one reductase isoform X1, which yields MRKMQKAWFYNEYGSLDVLQFGDFPVPKPGPGQILVKVRAAALNPMDIKRRKGLFRNNDSDFPAVPGCDMCGVVEEVGEGVSKFKKGDEVYSDIQYFTSEKPKDCGTLAQYTVVEEDLAAHKPKNLSFEEAASLPLALLTAQQAFDEVNFQKGWSVFIVGGAGGVGSLAIQLAKHVYGASRIVSTCSTGKVEFVKSLGADLAVDYTKQSYDQVDEKFDFVLDTIGESMKSYVVGKELEAPIIDIAALYDHHPSAKYLFFVPSASNLERLREYIESGKLRAVIDPKSPYAFSEVLEAFKHQESGRARGKIVISPIE from the exons ATGCGCAAAATGCAGAAGGCATGGTTCTACAATGAGTATGGATCTCTGGATGTTTTGCAATTTGGGGATTTCCCTGTGCCAAAGCCAGGGCCTGGGCAGATTCTGGTTAAAGTCCGCGCAGCTGCTCTAAATCCTATGGACATCAAGCGACGAAAGGGTTTGTTCCGGAATAATGACTCCGACTTTCCA GCTGTGCCGGGCTGCGATATGTGTGGAGTGGTTGAGGAAGTGGGCGAGGGTGTGAGCAAGTTTAAAAAGGGCGACGAGGTTTACAGTGACATTCAGTACTTTACATCCGAGAAGCCCAAGGACTGCGGTACTCTCGCTCAGTACACAGTTGTGGAAGAAGATCTCGCCGCCCACAAGCCAAAAAATCTGTCTTTCGAGGAAGCCGCCAGTTTGCCGCTGGCTCTGTTAACTGCCCAGCAGGCCTTCGACGAAGTTAATTTTCAGAAGGGGTGGAGCGTCTTTATTGTGGGAGGCGCTGGGGGCGTGGGGAGCCTGGCCATTCAGCTGGCAAAACATGTGTACGGAGCTTCTAGAATTGTTTCGACTTGCAGCACGGGGAAAGTGGAATTTGTTAAAAGTCTGGGGGCAGATCTGGCGGTGGATTATACCAAGCAGAGCTACGACCAAGTGGATGAGAAATTCGATTTTGTTTTGGATACCATAG GTGAGTCGATGAAGTCTTATGTGGTTGGCAAAGAATTAGAAGCTCCGATCATAGACATAGCAGCGTTGTATGATCATCATCCGAGTGCTAAATATCTCTTTTTTGTACCTTCAGCCAGCAATCTGGAGAGGCTTCGCGAGTACATAGAGAGTGGAAAGCTCAGGGCAGTGATCGATCCCAAGAGCCCGTATGCGTTTTCTGAGGTTTTGGAAGCTTTCAAGCACCAGGAAAGTGGCCGAGCAAGAGGGAAGATTGTTATTTCCCCCATTGAGTGA
- the LOC131073958 gene encoding 2-methylene-furan-3-one reductase isoform X2 has product MRKMQKAWFYNEYGSLDVLQFGDFPVPKPGPGQILVKVRAAALNPMDIKRRKGLFRNNDSDFPAVPGCDMCGVVEEVGEGVSKFKKGDEVYSDIQYFTSEKPKDCGTLAQYTVVEEDLAAHKPKNLSFEEAASLPLALLTAQQAFDEVNFQKGWSVFIVGGAGGVGSLAIQLAKHVYGASRIVSTCSTGKVEFVKSLGADLAVDYTKQSYDQVDEKFDFVLDTIASNLERLREYIESGKLRAVIDPKSPYAFSEVLEAFKHQESGRARGKIVISPIE; this is encoded by the exons ATGCGCAAAATGCAGAAGGCATGGTTCTACAATGAGTATGGATCTCTGGATGTTTTGCAATTTGGGGATTTCCCTGTGCCAAAGCCAGGGCCTGGGCAGATTCTGGTTAAAGTCCGCGCAGCTGCTCTAAATCCTATGGACATCAAGCGACGAAAGGGTTTGTTCCGGAATAATGACTCCGACTTTCCA GCTGTGCCGGGCTGCGATATGTGTGGAGTGGTTGAGGAAGTGGGCGAGGGTGTGAGCAAGTTTAAAAAGGGCGACGAGGTTTACAGTGACATTCAGTACTTTACATCCGAGAAGCCCAAGGACTGCGGTACTCTCGCTCAGTACACAGTTGTGGAAGAAGATCTCGCCGCCCACAAGCCAAAAAATCTGTCTTTCGAGGAAGCCGCCAGTTTGCCGCTGGCTCTGTTAACTGCCCAGCAGGCCTTCGACGAAGTTAATTTTCAGAAGGGGTGGAGCGTCTTTATTGTGGGAGGCGCTGGGGGCGTGGGGAGCCTGGCCATTCAGCTGGCAAAACATGTGTACGGAGCTTCTAGAATTGTTTCGACTTGCAGCACGGGGAAAGTGGAATTTGTTAAAAGTCTGGGGGCAGATCTGGCGGTGGATTATACCAAGCAGAGCTACGACCAAGTGGATGAGAAATTCGATTTTGTTTTGGATACCATAG CCAGCAATCTGGAGAGGCTTCGCGAGTACATAGAGAGTGGAAAGCTCAGGGCAGTGATCGATCCCAAGAGCCCGTATGCGTTTTCTGAGGTTTTGGAAGCTTTCAAGCACCAGGAAAGTGGCCGAGCAAGAGGGAAGATTGTTATTTCCCCCATTGAGTGA